ACCGCGAAAATGCCAAATGCAACCGGAAAGGTTATTATGCTCAGGTACATCGTCAGGTGTGAAAGGTACTTCGCCAGTGAGGATGTATCGTTTTGAAGCTCGGAGAATGCAGGGAGACATACAGGATTGATGATTGCAGTGATTTTCTCCGTGGGCAGCAGAGCAATTTTGAATGCGAGCGAATAGAAACCGAGCAGTTTATCGCCAAGCAGCTTGCCGATGATGAAGAAATCGGCATTGCTGTAGGTATACCACAGCACCCTTATGAGCATGACCTTGACCCCGAAGCTGGCCAAATCCAGGGCCTGGCCCAGACGCCAGGAGGGCAGCACCTTTCTTGGGCTGAGCATATTCGCGAGAAGGGCCATCAGGCCTTGCTGCAGCATGAAGCCAGTGACAAGGGCCCAGACCCCGAATCCCATGACGGCCAGGACCAGGCTCGTAATGCCGCCGAGAATGACGGTCAACGCTTCTGCCTTGGAGATGACGCTGAAGCGCATCTCCTTGGCCAGGAGGCTCCAGGGCACGGCTCGCATGCCTCCGAAGAAAAAGCTGATTGCCAAAACCCGGATGATCGGCTCCACGCGTTCGGAATCGAAGAAGCCTGCAACCGCTGGCGCTAGGATTTGGGCCAGACCGCAGAGGACGGCTGACACGGCCAAGGCGAACCCGTAGGCACTCCTGAGGGCACTGTCGCTCACCTTGGGCTCGCGGATGATGCTGCTGCCAATGCCGATTTCGTTGATGAGATTCAGGAAGCCGGTGAAGACCATGGCCATGCCGATAAGACCGTACTCCTCCGGGAGTATGAACCTGGCGAGCATGATGGACACAAGGAAGGAGAAGCCTTGGGAGAGCATCTTCACCCCTGCCTGCCACATAACTCCGGAGAGGAACCTTTGCTTCAGACTGGTCACTGGATTCTCGTTAAGATTCAGCTAAGGTAGATTATAGTGAACAAGGCTCGCGTTGCCCTGCAAAAAGCCACGAGAATTCCTGATCACCAGGTGTCCGTCTTGGACGATGATTGGCTTGGAAGAGTTTTTACGCGAGACGGATTGAGCTTTGTAGGAGCGCCTGCCTGATCCGTTAGGAGACTGCCATAGGTGCTCGTCATCCAGGCAACCCGCTTGTCCGAATGCATTGTTAGGTGGAGAGAGTTAGTGTTCCTTGAAAAAGGGCAAAGGGTGAACGTAGACATACGAACAGCTTATGCATATTGCGGGTGAAATAGTCAATCGGGCCGATAAAAAAGTGGCTAGCACGCCAGCTGGCCTGCCGGTGACCGCTTGGTCAACGACGCCTGATCTTCAAAGGTCGGCATCACCATCTTCGAAGCATGCACTATCCAAGAACATAATCTTCTGTTTGCTCTTGGTTATGCCATGCCGAAGACTTTGGCTTTGCTGTCATGGCCGGGCAGGTCACCATCCACCGACAAGGCCCAATAAAATGTAAACAAACAGCATCCAGGGTGCCTGGTTGTTTACAAATCTTTGTGAGCCAGGGCGAAATGTCCTTGTGATTATTGGCAGAAAGGGCTGTTTACATTCTTTTTGTGCTTATAACCCTTCTAGAGAATAGTGCCCAAGTTCGTGAGCTATGCTGAACCGCTGGAATCCCTTGTTCGAGATGGCCGTGCTGTAGAAGATGCCAAATTCGTTGCCCTCGCGTAAGAGCATGGCTGAAACACCAGATTCAGCATCGTCGTTCGCCGCGAGGAGAATACCTCGCTTATCAGCAATCGCGGCCAAATCGACGGGAAATCCTGTCACCCCATCTTCTTCAGCCTGCCTCTCCCCCTGGCGTTTGGCATCCTCTAGCCGGAAACTTCGACTTTTCAATTCTACTCCTCCTTTCGACCACCTCTCTTAGCAAGCATTTCAAGGAACTCAGCGGCAAGTGCTCGGTCCTTGTCAGTGAGTTTGGCCGCATGGCGAAACAGCGGATCAGCCGTAACTGCCGCAGTGGGATCATCAGCCCGACCAAGCAAGTAGTCGGTGGTAACATCAAGCGCCTCGGATAGTTTTCTTAAGTTGTCGAAAGAGGGCTTACGCTTCCCTCCCTCAAAGTGAGCGATGGAACTAGGCGGCAGGCCAGTTTTGGTCGCAAGGTCTGCCTGGCTCAGGCCACGCATCTCCCTGGCAGCCCGCAGACGCTCCTTGAAAACATCTGAAGGTGAAGGTTTCTGAGTAGACGACATATTTTTCATGGCGGTTCCGACATTCTCCTGTTGACGACTTAGCCAGAAGTCGTTATTTCGCCATTAGTAACATGTCGAACTCGACATAGCAAGAGCTATGCAGGACGCTTTAAGGATTGAAGATAAATAATGACAGTTACTTGGCTGCCTCTACCAAGGATGTCGGGTTCAAGGCCGATGAGCATGTCTGCTAGTCCCACACCGGAGTCGAGCATCTGCATCCCGGACATGGGATATGATTGTCAAGCTCGGCGGTAAAGACAAGAAGATCCACGCTGGGATTTCCACACCACGTACGTCACGCGCAGAACCGCTTTTACAAGGAGCATGTTCATGGTGATATCCGAGCAAGAAGTTATGCGCAAAACTCAACTCACTGGCCTTCTGGAGTTGATCTGCCAAGCCCTGGAGCTGACGAAAACCCAGTTTGAAACTGCAGAAGATCGCTACGGGGCCGTCGGTCGATGGCTTGCCGAGGCCGAAAGCCCTCTTATCGAAACTGCAACCGTTTATCCCCAGGGCTCAATGAGCTTGGGAACGACTGTAAAGCCCCTTGGTCGCAATGAGTTTGATATTGATCTCGTATGCCATACCCCGAGAGGCAAGCAATATATGGAACCAAGCGCTCTCAAAAAGCTGATCGGGGACCGCCTGCGTACAAATGAACGCTACCGTCCCATCCTTGAAGAGAAGCCTCGGTGCTGGCGACTCAACTACGCCGGAGATTTTCACCTCGATATTACTCCGACGATTCCTAATCCAGCCTGCCGCAGGGGAGGCGAGCTTGCCCCTGACAAAAAACTCAAAGAATGGAAGGAGACGAACCCCCAAGGGTACAAAGACTGGTTTGAGCAGTTGGCAGCGATTCCTGTGCGGTTCGTTGTCGCGGATGCGTTTGCAGCAAACTGAACTCAAATCGAGCCCCTCCCAATTCCGACCCAGTTTAAGGGCCTCTTGAGGCGGTGCGTCCAACTCTGCAAAAGACACCGGGATTACACTTTCCAGGAGGAAGATAAGCACCTAGCGCCAATCTCCGTCATCATCACGACCCTTGCCGCGAAGAGCTACGCCTATTGCGCGAAAAATCGCGTCTACAGTTCAGAAATTGATGTCCTTGCCGATGTCATAGAAATTATGCCCGATTTTATCCAAGTGCACGAGCAGGGAGGGCGGCAATTCTACTTCATTTGGAATGAGACAACCCATGGGGAGAATTTTGCCGACAAGTGGAACGCCGATGTGAGACTCGCCCATGCCTTCTATACTTGGCAGCAGAAAGCCCTCCACGCCGTTCGGGATTTGCCGGGCCTCATGGGACTTGATAAAATCGGCCGACATCTCTCCTATGAGTTTGGAGCCCCTGAGACGAAACGAGCAATTAATATTCTAACAGAGTCCATATCAAGTGCCAGGGCCGCAGGAAGCCTGGGCATACTTCCGGCGAGTGGGCTTGCAGTCGGCGCTGGTCGCGGTATTGGTGTCAGGCCCAACACCTTCTTTGGCAGATAATGAAGCGCCCCTCTTCTAGGAAAAAACCGCTTACACCAGCTATCCAGTTCTTAGTCCTGAAACAGCGCTATGGCGGGATCGGGCAAGGGACTCTGCGCAGAGGGCAAATCGTCTGGGAGTACGAAGACCAGCCAACTCTCCTTGGGCGTCGCTACAAGCTTAAATTGGTATTTCGCCAAGGGGGCTCGCCCGAGGTTTGGGTAACTGATCCTGATCTACCCACACTCGCCGAAGGGCGCACCATCCCACACGTTTACGCTCAAAGCCCCACAAAGCTGTGTCTGTACCGCCCTGGCAAGGGCCAGTGGGCCGAGCATATGTTTCTAGCGGAAACAATTGTGCCTTGGTCATTGCTGTGGCTTTTTTACTTCGAGGAGTGGCTCCTATCTGACGAATGGAAGGGAGGCGGAGAGCATCCCACTTCTAATCCCACTTCTAATGGATAACCTCTAGATAAGAAATTCAGACGATAGCACAGCATTGAATAATGGGCGATTGCCACGATAGTAAATGCAGCTTCTTCTGCTTCAAACCCCAAATACGAGCGAGGAAAAGGATGTCGATGACGAATGTTCCGCACAAACTGCAACTACGACTCTGGGGAAAGGCTGCTGGTAGATGCCAGTATGCGGGATGTAACAAACCACTGTGGCTCGATTCCCTTACCAAGGTTGAATTCAACATCGCCTACGCCGCACATATTATTGCCGATAAACCCCCGGACCTCGTGGAGATAAAGACCTCTCTGAAAAGCTCTGCGCTGATCTCTCAAATCTTATGCTTCTGTGCGATGAGCACCATAGGCTCATAGACCGCGAGGATGTTCCCGGACACCCACCTGAGAGGCTCCGCGAGATGAAGCGCGTGCATGAGGAACGAATAGAGCTTCTTTCTTCGATCACCGAAGAGAAAAGGAGCCACGTTCTGCTTTATGGGGCAAATATCGGGCAGAACACGGCACTCCTAAGCTGGGAAAAGGCTGCGCGGGCCATGACGCCTACCTGGTATCCGCTAGAGAGGCCAGCCCTTGAACTAAGCTTCCGGAATAGCTCCTTTCAGGACCATGAAGAGAGGTACTGGGTCATTGAGCAGGAGAACTTGCGGCGCCAGTTCGCCCTAGTGGTCAAACAGCGTCTCGCCCATGGCTCCGTTCAGCATCTGTCGATTTTTGGCATCGCTCCGCAGCCGCTCCTCATGGAGCTTGGGCGTCTTCTCTCCGATATTTCCACCGCCGAGGTGTATCAGTTGCACCGGGAGCCGCCCGACTGGCGGTGGC
The DNA window shown above is from Desulfocurvibacter africanus subsp. africanus DSM 2603 and carries:
- a CDS encoding lipopolysaccharide biosynthesis protein, with amino-acid sequence MTSLKQRFLSGVMWQAGVKMLSQGFSFLVSIMLARFILPEEYGLIGMAMVFTGFLNLINEIGIGSSIIREPKVSDSALRSAYGFALAVSAVLCGLAQILAPAVAGFFDSERVEPIIRVLAISFFFGGMRAVPWSLLAKEMRFSVISKAEALTVILGGITSLVLAVMGFGVWALVTGFMLQQGLMALLANMLSPRKVLPSWRLGQALDLASFGVKVMLIRVLWYTYSNADFFIIGKLLGDKLLGFYSLAFKIALLPTEKITAIINPVCLPAFSELQNDTSSLAKYLSHLTMYLSIITFPVAFGIFAVADDFVLLFLTEQWLPIIIPLKLLSIIGLVRSIAILFPPILLARNKTAFLVYYNILLTIVMLAAFWIGASLHGINGVAAGWAIAYPVVALTLMYATCREIGLPLLRYAATLLPATLGSLLMTAFIIALRRSSDCPLTWGFFLVECSAGALCYAGFMILFQRRRFFELRRALFKRPAQAGAAT
- a CDS encoding ImmA/IrrE family metallo-endopeptidase, with the protein product MKSRSFRLEDAKRQGERQAEEDGVTGFPVDLAAIADKRGILLAANDDAESGVSAMLLREGNEFGIFYSTAISNKGFQRFSIAHELGHYSLEGL
- a CDS encoding helix-turn-helix domain-containing protein, whose translation is MKNMSSTQKPSPSDVFKERLRAAREMRGLSQADLATKTGLPPSSIAHFEGGKRKPSFDNLRKLSEALDVTTDYLLGRADDPTAAVTADPLFRHAAKLTDKDRALAAEFLEMLAKRGGRKEE
- a CDS encoding nucleotidyltransferase domain-containing protein, encoding MVISEQEVMRKTQLTGLLELICQALELTKTQFETAEDRYGAVGRWLAEAESPLIETATVYPQGSMSLGTTVKPLGRNEFDIDLVCHTPRGKQYMEPSALKKLIGDRLRTNERYRPILEEKPRCWRLNYAGDFHLDITPTIPNPACRRGGELAPDKKLKEWKETNPQGYKDWFEQLAAIPVRFVVADAFAAN
- a CDS encoding SAVED domain-containing protein, whose amino-acid sequence is MKRVHEERIELLSSITEEKRSHVLLYGANIGQNTALLSWEKAARAMTPTWYPLERPALELSFRNSSFQDHEERYWVIEQENLRRQFALVVKQRLAHGSVQHLSIFGIAPQPLLMELGRLLSDISTAEVYQLHREPPDWRWQEHPTDFTYHLDEPADRKQNVAINLSLSAHIDNARIHQVLGEDVSIWTVHVSEPGNDFLKSRQQLSMFRQFFRYLLDRIKMEHGEAATLHIFPAVPVAVAIEMGRVWMSKADLAMHIFDQNRAAGGFVECLTLI